AGGAAGAGCAGAAGCACAAGAACCGAACCCCGAACCAGAGCGGTTCCCCAACTCATGTGAAATCTCTTCAAGTAATAATCGCTCAGAAGGAAAAGGACAATAATGAGAATAAGGTGAATAAGGATGTTTCTAATAAAAGAACTGAAACTCTTCAAATCCCCTCCTTAAAAGTAAAATATTGCCTCCAAAAGGAAGGAACGCCGCAAATCCCGTTGTCGCGTAGAAAATCCGAAGACAGCGCCAAGGGTGAGATTTGCCCAAGGTGTCCAATAAACACTGAGATCGAGGTTCTTCTCCCAGCTGGAGGAGCCAGGAACTAAAACAACCCCGAACTTGGTATAAAGATCAATATTAGAGACCGGGCTTTTTGAGAAGTTGGCCCAAAACTCGTGCGTCTGATACCCTCGTGGCGCCCAATAAAACGGGGAGCTGTCCTTATAATTCCAATTGTTATAATCATAACCAATGCTCAACTCCGGCACTAAATTATAAGCCGTCCCCAAGAGGAGTTCTTGAGACTGGTTGGCATCACAATAAACGCCGTATTGATACTGACCCTTAAATCTCCATGTTTCCGTGTAGTGATATTCACCGTTTAAACCGATCTTCTCTCCAAAAAGACTTTCCTGAAGCGCCGGCAGTGTCTCCTTTGCATAGATTAACTCCCGCCGCTCGTATTTAAGCCCCAGGTAAACATCAGGTGTTATTTTGTATTCCGCTCCAATGGAAAAGGCAGGGAATCGCCATTGAAAGGTAGTGTTATTGGTGTAAAGATTATAAGCGAGGTTTAATCGAGCGGACAGTCTCGGATCAAATTTATAATCAAGGAGAAAGAAGTAAGAGTTACAGTAGTAATTGGTATCAAACTGCCGGAAGTTGTAATGCTGATACCCAGGGGAAATGGATACATTTGAACCCAGATCCATCTTTCCGGAAAATCTCTTGCTGTAAATATGGAAATCTTTTGGAGCGTCAAGTCTTAAATATTGAGCATTGATGATGGGGAAACTCCAAAGATGTCCGGACCCTTCGTCACGTGGCAGTAATTTCAGCCCCATAATGGCGATATTGGCAGAAGGATTGATTCTCAATACTTTTTGATACTCTCGTTTTGCCTTTTCATACTCGCCCATCTCCCGATAGGCATCTGCCAATCCCAATAGGACCTTCACATCCACGCTCTCTTTCGGAAAGAGTGCTATAGTTTTTTCATACTCTTTGGCTGCCTGGAGGTAATCACCCTGCCAGTAAAGGACTTGGGCGAACTCGGCTCTCAGGTCAGGGTCATTAGGGGATTGTGTTAATATCTCCTGATACACATCCACAGACATTTCATACTCCTTTGCCCAAGATAGAACCCGCGCATATTCCAGTTTTGTGCTATAGTCAAGAGGATTTTCCCGCAGGTATTCTTCATATAACGCCATTGCTGCCGGGTAATCCTTATTACTGGCTGCCTCTCTTGCAACATTTAGTTTCTCCAACAACTCCCTTTCGGTCTCCTTGTGCCTTTCTATCTCGATGTTTCTCAGACCCTGTTCCGCATCCTTATTACCGGGTGCGGTCTGGAGAACCTTTTCGTACTCCCTCTTTGACCGCTCCAAGTCACCAGCTGCAAGGTAAAGGTCGGCGAGTGCCAGACGGGCGGTAAGATAGTCTGGCTGCTGCGTAAGAATAAATAACAACTCCTTCTCTGCCTTTTTTCTATCCCTCCAGAAAAGACCCTGGGCATACTCCAACCTCACCTGTAAACTTTTCGGCCATGTTTCCAAT
The sequence above is drawn from the candidate division WOR-3 bacterium genome and encodes:
- a CDS encoding tetratricopeptide repeat protein, which encodes MHAEPGLNPEALDAYNCGLYQEAISLLNQHLKKNPEDLNSRVLLASAYFKIKRFEEAVKECKRVLGYDSTQQEAKRILSQAQTELKKEREAKLAYYQRILEKHPESLSVRLALARLYLQEENYAEAERNYQRYLKGNPFDRDPWFEYAQVLSWQRKNSQAIAIYRKLLKEQPKDVKVRIALGYALLWSGRSDEAKREFSAALRDDPTSIEAREGLKSIAALSRSAAYAYPIDRYYSLLTKDPKNNRLRLILIKELLKANRFQEAYNQCQKLLTFEPDHPEGKRLLKEIDSLGNEFHQERVGSLTDYVKSHPEDLEARLNLALSLSFLGRYGLAVSHLKEYLKARPKAVSARLELARCLFNNGDIDEALLQYQTVLETWPKSLQVRLEYAQGLFWRDRKKAEKELLFILTQQPDYLTARLALADLYLAAGDLERSKREYEKVLQTAPGNKDAEQGLRNIEIERHKETERELLEKLNVAREAASNKDYPAAMALYEEYLRENPLDYSTKLEYARVLSWAKEYEMSVDVYQEILTQSPNDPDLRAEFAQVLYWQGDYLQAAKEYEKTIALFPKESVDVKVLLGLADAYREMGEYEKAKREYQKVLRINPSANIAIMGLKLLPRDEGSGHLWSFPIINAQYLRLDAPKDFHIYSKRFSGKMDLGSNVSISPGYQHYNFRQFDTNYYCNSYFFLLDYKFDPRLSARLNLAYNLYTNNTTFQWRFPAFSIGAEYKITPDVYLGLKYERRELIYAKETLPALQESLFGEKIGLNGEYHYTETWRFKGQYQYGVYCDANQSQELLLGTAYNLVPELSIGYDYNNWNYKDSSPFYWAPRGYQTHEFWANFSKSPVSNIDLYTKFGVVLVPGSSSWEKNLDLSVYWTPWANLTLGAVFGFSTRQRDLRRSFLLEAIFYF